Within Suricata suricatta isolate VVHF042 chromosome 12, meerkat_22Aug2017_6uvM2_HiC, whole genome shotgun sequence, the genomic segment ctgccctgaagtatggagcctgcttaggattctctctctccccttctgtctgctcgtcccctgcttgctctctctctctctctctctctctcaaaataaataaataaaaacttaaaaacaaacaaacaaaaacttgtggTTGGAATAGCAAAACTGTTCCAGATTTGTGTGCCTCTAAGCTGTATGCAGGTGACGTCCTACCCCCAAAACTGTCAGAATTCTTCGAGATCTGTGCTTGCGAGCCTTGCGGTTTGTTGGTTAGTCAAGATTCTGGGACAGGAGAGGCACCAAAAATGGATGGGTTGTTGCCAGGGGTCCAGGAGTAGGGGAGAGTGGGGGTTACTGTGTAATGAGTGTGAAAGTCTCAGTCTTACAAGGTAGAAAGAGTTATGGGGGCAGATGGTGGTGACGGCTGCACACGGGGTGACCGTATTTACCACCACTGAGCTGTATACTTACAAATGGTTAAGAGGGCAAATTTTATGTAATGTGTACTCGACTACACTAAGTAGAGCTGCCTTCTTAATGCTAGGacttggcaaaaacaaaacagaacaaaaatgagaTTACGAAGACAATGATGGAGTGtgagccaaaaataaaaacaaaaccacagccaatatggatgaactttgaaaacatgatgctgagtaaaagaagccagacatcaggggcgcctgggtggctcagttggttaaacctccgacttaggctcaggtcatgatctcaccttcgtgggtttgagccccgcatcgggctctgtgctgatggctcagagtctggaccctacTTCTgaggctgtgtctccttctctctctgcccctcccaaactcatgctctgtctctctctgtatcaagactaagtaaaacataaaaaaaaaaaaaagaagccagacatcAAAGGCCACATCGTATATGATTCCATTGGCATAAAATATCCACAGAAGGCAAATCCTTAGAGAGGAGGGCAAATTGGTGGCTGCCCGGGACCAGGGAGAGAGGTGCAGAGTTTCTCTTTAGATGGTTAGAAAGTTCTGGAACTAGATGGCGGTCATGTTTGCACAACATtttgaatgtacttaatgctcctgaactgtacactttaaaatgcttGGGATGTGGGAagggtgcacctggctggctcagtcagaagagcaagcaacgactcttgatctcaaggtcaggggttcaagcccatgttgggtgtggagattatgtaaataaataaactttcaaaaaataaaaataaacaaaatgcttgAACTAGCAAGTTTTATATGTGCTTTGTATTTtagcacactttttaaaaaaggaaggaaggaaaaagaaaaaggaggccAAGGTCCAAGGCAAGGAAAACTTGCCTCTGCTTTAATACCTCCTCTCAAGACTAACACTGTCtctcattcttcttccttttctgtgtcagGCAGCACCCAAAAATGCTGGAATCTTCATGGCAAATGCCGCCATACATgcttcaggaaagaaaagatcTATGTTTACTGCACAAATAATAAACTGTGCTGCGTGAAGCCCAAGTACCAGCCAAGAGAGAAACTACGGTCGTTTTAAGTTTTTCGAGGCCTGAAGCCATGAAGACACAGATGAAGGCTGACCCTAGTAGATTCCTAGATTGTCTCAATAAACAATGTGTGGCTGatctctgtgtctgcctctcagTTCTCAGGGGGCCCCTTGCAGGGGTCCCAGGAAGTCAACATGTTTTCATCCTAATATGgcaatatttgcctttttcagtCTCACCCTCTCACAAGTGTACGGTGGAATCTTCCGGAATCTGTGTGATGTGTGATGATATCGTTTTTCCAGCAGCTAATGAGCAGTATGCTTATGTGTCCTTATGCTTCTAGAATTTTTTAGGTAGAAGGCTTAAAACATGAGTCTGTTCATTTTCAGAGATTAACTCAAGTTGTTCTCAGTAATTCTATTGTGCTCTTACTAGCTACCTTT encodes:
- the DEFB123 gene encoding beta-defensin 123, with the protein product MKLLLLTLAALLLLSQLTPGSTQKCWNLHGKCRHTCFRKEKIYVYCTNNKLCCVKPKYQPREKLRSF